A window of Diorhabda carinulata isolate Delta chromosome 7, icDioCari1.1, whole genome shotgun sequence contains these coding sequences:
- the LOC130896758 gene encoding uncharacterized protein LOC130896758 has translation MNKNNKLCIDPAMFTKPPPNFKTTNMVQPFKPDVPPPPYTKNSSPALPSSSSNGAFSGNEDEKNYYLMMLYRYHNSTNTPQHSHGQNSFSSTDVSKSFPLPPPTHFSPRQPPLPTVPPPLPTVPPPQNPPPPSMLSPPIPIAMNNFHNRMSPLYGHSFSKVHNNFKRKFDGNDAQKKLQKKKKKPLSQVVPQRRDWTMEEAKRALEVEKDCNKRSKRQGLIIKFPDLELNRDIVSNFHTSIESVHFQQPSTARYCFVTLTESADPETVINQLNKIPFGLGYLSAEFKKDREDEQNIKPSDIDPLTLYVGNLAQEVTKDDMEKKYPKRKRIDIGYAKKMKYTRYAFVSFHTVDDAIEAFQNTHSSQMYSKSLIVRFRRLHGTVGMPGEPKQASQRFEVGNSYSTMENCNFTPDVPESDRECSQWDIDISNWAPDNQETKYKRSDTPTSEDDENEELDIKPTQLTTRFRPGSLEVAFSLHKPRQIKEEKIGDEREKVQNCTNNLNENYTNEDDGNTNKILQPQSSNSDYNEMVVKNVPVEPEQKAPLVTIKKEKCNNSTTSTYDDLRKINNQIRSGILPITLYNNKSPKCVEIKQEIYNVKKEIEEENNLSFEKEILSCNSNDSNQQSVDKSNSDSRSEIKTNNSTADDTNDDCFGWMNIDYASTVIKTEIIDSDQR, from the exons atgaacaaaaataacaaattatgcATTGATCCTGCCATGTTCACAAAACCGCCTCCAAATTTCAAAACT actaATATGGTGCAACCTTTTAAACCTGATGTGCCACCACCTCCATATACAAAAAACTCATCTCCAGCACTACCTTCTTCCAGTTCAAATGGTGCTTTTTCAGGGAATgaggatgaaaaaaattattatcttatgATGTTATACAg ATACCATAACTCAACAAATACACCACAGCATTCTCACGGCCAGAACTCTTTTTCATCAACCGACGTTTCCAAATCTTTTCCTTTACCACCTCCCACTCATTTTTCTCCACGGCAGCCTCCTTTACCAACTGTACCTCCCCCTTTACCAACCGTACCCCCTCCTCAAAATCCGCCTCCTCCCTCAATGTTGTCACCACCAATTCCAATTGCAATGAACAATTTTCACAACAGGATGTCTCCTTTATATGGCCATTCTTTTTCTAAAGttcataacaattttaaaagaaaatttgatg GTAACGATGCtcaaaaaaaactacaaaagaaaaagaagaaaccttTGTCTCAAGTAGTACCTCAAAGAAGAGATTGGACTATGGAAGAAGCGAAGAGAGCATTAGAAGTAGAAAAAGACTGCAATAAAAGATCAAAAAGACAAggtttaataattaaatttccagATTTAGAATTGAACAGGGATATAGTTTCAAATTTTCACACTAGCATTGAATCAGTACATTTTCAACAACCGTCTACTGCCAGATATTGCTTTGTTACGTTAACA gAATCGGCCGATCCAGAAACGGTgattaatcaattaaataaaatcccTTTCGGACTTGGATACTTATCAGCCGAATTCAAAAAAGACAGAGAAGACGAACAGAATATTAAACCGTCTGATATTGACCCTCTCACATTGTACGTAGGAAATTTAGCACAAGAAGTTACAAAAGATGATATGGAAAAGAAGTATCCCAAAAGGAAACGAATAGATATCGGTTATGCAAAAAAGATGAAGTATACACGATACGCTTTTGTATCGTTTCATACTGTAGATGATGCTATTGAGGCATTTCAGAATACTCATTCATCACAAATGTATTCTAAAAGTCTCATTGTAag ATTTAGACGTCTTCACGGCACAGTTGGAATGCCTGGTGAACCAAAACAAGCGAGTCAACGATTTGAAGTGGGAAACAGTTATAGTACTATGGAAAACTGTAATTTCACTCCCGATGTTCCTGAAAGTGATAGAGAATGCAGTCAGTGGGATATAGATATATCTAATTGGGCACCAGATAACCAAGAAACGAAATATAAAAG gtCAGATACTCCTACATCTGAAGACGATGAAAATGAGGAACTGGATATAAAACCGACTCAATTAACGACGAGATTCAGGCCGGGATCACTAGAAGTTGCATTTTCTCTCCATAAGCCTAGACAgattaaagaagagaaaatcgGCGACGAACGTGAA aaaGTTCAGAACTGTACTAATAAtctcaatgaaaattataccaaTGAAGATGATGGTAACACCAATAAAATATTGCAGCCTCAATCTTCAAACAGTGATTATAATGAAATGGTAGTGAAAAATGTACCTGTTGAACCAGAACAAAAAGCACCATTAGTCAccattaaaaaagaaaagtgtAATAACTCCACCACATCAACCTATGATGatttgaggaaaataaataatcaaattagaTCGGGCATATTACCGATtactttatataataataaatcaccCAAATGTGTAgaaattaaacaagaaatataCAATGTTAAAAAAGAgattgaagaagaaaataatttgagttttgaaaaagAGATTCTTTCATGTAACAGTAATGATTCGAACCAACAAAGTGTTGATAAAAGCAATAGTGATAGTAGatccgaaattaaaacaaacaattcaacTGCGGATGATACAAATGATGACTGTTTTGGTTGGATGAATATAGATTATGCATCAACTGttattaaaactgaaattattgataGCGATCAGAGATAG
- the LOC130896759 gene encoding uncharacterized protein LOC130896759 produces MILTKSYKHFLKRSIFVQSYRYNHGYIILVPEIGEDADRDVSLKPNQSLPEFNNITIENCIAAISKQSLEFEAGIKNLENDLKQNPSKDIFKQVFTPLEVLGGSLDKTWGLSKTLYLGNSSLMPTSSYMTIHERARKARASKYNSSVIYNAVKEALSINDKRTNEESRILQKFATEGLLNGLELDSSNKILLIEYLNKLSKEKTLFRQKTEVSTKRFYQTITDPSILKDFPKQTLKLLSTDPNVPEKGPWKFTLQPYSYVPAMEYCSDREVRWNLWQAFVSRGTKMGDSELTTSLHIEEIRSLRRDLAKLLGFETFADMSMQTKMAKNISEIRSVLLTLREDAKHRQDMEVQQLYQFAVENGHSDSCLELWDVPYWRKKQKQYLYKYDEYDYKPFFPLKNVLNGLFELCHKLFGIQIKKRNNVTGWHKDVHFYDVFEVHSSAPVAGFYFDPYDRGQQKLKIENNGWMVAIQNKSQITNTIPLASLIFNFDPPVGNSDSYLNFKEVKSLFFKFGNNLQHLLTRTNYSEVAGLSNVEWDAVDICGYVLSYWLNDQSLINNLTCHKESGEKLPNEMFDALVHSERHMSSLDLCHDLYLSSLDLELHSSKEFWSDIVKELWPQYRSFKLHKLDVHPCSFTQIFSEEWGAAYYCRTWSKMLAADIYSAFDEVKDNEMKIVDVGNRFRDLFLALGGSVHPSQIFREFRGRDPSPKALLSTLSSQK; encoded by the exons ATGATTCTTACTAAaagttataaacattttttgaagagGTCAATTTTTGTACAGTCTTACCGTTATAATCATGGATATATCATTCT TGTTCCAGAAATTGGAGAAGATGCAGATAGAGATGTTAGTCTAAAACCAAATCAAAGTTTACctgaattcaataatattacGATTGAAAATTGTATAGCAGCAATATCTAAACAAAGTTTAGAATTTGAAGCAGGAATTAAAAACCTAGAAAATGATTTGAAACAAAACCCTTCAAAAGATAtatttaaacaagtttttaCACCATTGGAGGTTTTAGGCGGATCTTTAGATAAAACATGGGGCTTATCTAAAACATTATATTTGGGAAATAGTTCATTAATGCCTACTTCAAGTTATATGACTATACACGAACGTGCTAGAAAAGCAAGAGCATCAAAATATAATAGCTCAGTGATATATAATGCTGTAAAAGAAGCTTTAAGTATAAATGACAAAAGAACTAATGAAGAATCcagaatattacaaaaatttgctaCTGAGGGTCTATTAAATGGTCTAGAACTAGACTCCAGTAACAAAATTCTATTAATTGAATAtcttaataaattatcaaaagaaaagaCTCTATTCAGACAAAAAACTGAGGTTTCCACTAAGAGATTTTATCAAACCATAACTGATCCTTCAATTctcaaagattttccaaaacaaaCTTTAAAATTACTCTCTACTGATCCTAACGTTCCTGAAAAAGGTCCATGGAAATTCACACTTCAGCCCTACAGTTACGTACCTGCAATGGAATATTGCTCAGATAGAGAAGTACGATGGAACTTATGGCAAGCATTTGTTAGTAGAGGAACTAAAATGGGAGATAGTGAATTGACCACAAGTTTGCATATAGAAGAAATCCGTAGTTTAAGAAGAGATTTGGCCAAATTGTTAGGTTTTGAAACGTTTGCAGATATGTCTATGCAAACCAAAATGGCAAAGAATATTTCAGAAATCAGAAGtgttttattaacattaagAGAAGATGCAAAACATCGCCAAGATATGGAAGTCCAACAATTATATCAATTTGCTGTAGAAAATGGGCATTCTGACTCTTGTCTTGAATTATGGGATGTACCATATTGgagaaaaaagcaaaaacaatatttgtataaatatgatGAATATGATTATAAgccattttttccattaaaaaatgtGCTGAATGGATTATTTGAATTATGCCATAAGCTGTTTggtattcaaattaaaaaaagaaataatgtcaCTGGTTGGCATAAGGATGTACATTTTTATGATGTATTTGAAGTACACAGTAGTGCTCCTGTTGCAGGTTTCTACTTCGATCCATATGATAGGggacaacaaaaattaaaaatagaaaataatggtTGGATGGTAGCAATACAAAACAAAAGTCAAATTACTAATACAATTCCATTAGCTtctttaatattcaattttgatcCACCTGTTGGAAACAGTGActcatatttaaatttcaaagaaGTGAAGTCTTTATTCTTCAAGTTCGGAAATAACTTACAGCACTTATTAACCCGTACGAATTATTCTGAAGTAGCTGGATTATCTAATGTTGAATGGGATGCAGTGGATATATGTGGCTACGTTCTTAGTTATTGGTTGAATGatcaaagtttaataaacaatttaactTGTCATAAGGAAAGCGGAGAAAAATTACCTAATGAAATGTTTGATGCATTAGTCCATTCAGAACGACATATGTCCAGTTTAGATTTATGTcatgatttatatttatcttcTTTAGATTTAGAATTGCATTCTTCTAAGGAGTTTTGGTCAGATATTGTTAAAGAGCTATGGCCTCAGTATAGAAGTTTCAAACTTCATAAGTTAGATGTTCATCCTTGCTctttcactcaaatatttagTGAAGAATGGGGTGCAGCATATTATTGTAGAACTTGGTCCAAAATGTTGGCAGCAGACATATATAGTGCATTTGATGAGGTTAAAgacaatgaaatgaaaattgtagatGTAGGTAATAGATTTCGTGATTTGTTTTTAGCTTTAGGTGGAAGTGTTCATCCAAGTcaaatttttagagaatttcGTGGAAGGGACCCTTCACCAAAAGCTTTATTGAGTACTTTGAgttcacaaaaataa
- the LOC130896761 gene encoding uncharacterized protein LOC130896761, whose product MESGEYFESYEDIKIHRLMLEDSARNSAYKEAILNNKHEFMGKVVLDVGAGTGILSVFCAQAGAKIVYAVEASDIYKIAEEIVKENKFENIIKVIHSKVEDAVLPEKVDIIVSEWMGFYLLHESMLDSVIIARDRYLKPGGLMFPESATLYATPCSVPSMNSFWDNVNGVKMSSLGSKLRQQAHQKPLCESLDPEYILSESDTVLWIHLQDVTLEEVKYIESNHIAVARKKGKYEGICLWFSCTFPSKTTEPVELSTEPGEPITHWKQTIIVLPLSLDVEEGSPVAYSLVLKRSSENNRIYNIEVTMLDPSEVEHPEYCLCHMTKCILVRKMFEKYEIENSKK is encoded by the exons ATGGAAAGTGGTGAATATTTCGAAAGTTATGAGGATATAAAG ATCCATCGATTGATGTTGGAAGATTCTGCCCGGAACTCTGCATATAAAGAAgcaattttaaataacaaacatGAATTTATGGGTAAGGTAGTTCTAGATGTTGGTGCAGGAACTGGTATTTTATCAGTGTTTTGTGCTCAGGCAGGCGCAAAGATAGTATATGCAGTTGAAGCtagtgatatttataaaattgccgaggaaattgtaaaagaaaacaaatttgagAATATTATTAAG GTTATACATTCAAAAGTTGAAGATGCAGTACTTCCTGAAAAAGTTGATATCATAGTTTCAGAGTGGATgggattttatttattacatgaATCTATGTTAGACTCTGTTATAATAGCTAGAGACAGATATTTGAAACCCGGTGGCCTTATGTTCCCAGAGTCTGCAACATTGTATGCAACACCTTGCAG CGTGCCATCCATGAACTCCTTCTGGGATAACGTTAATGGAGTTAAAATGTCTTCTTTGGGCTCCAAATTAAGACAACAGGCTCATCAAAAACCACTTTGTGAATCGTTAGATCCAGAATATATACTTTCTGAATCGGATACTGTGCTATGGATACACTTACAAGATGTTACTTTAGAAGAagttaaatatattgaatcaaaTCACATAGCAGTTgcaagaaaaaaaggaaaatatgaag gTATATGTCTGTGGTTTTCTTGTACGTTTCCATCTAAAACTACGGAACCAGTGGAACTTTCGACGGAACCTGGAGAACCTATAACTCATTGGAAACAAACTATTATTGTTTTACCATTAAGTCTAGATGTCGAAGAGGGAAGTCCTGTGGCATATAGTTTAGTCCTTAAAAGATCAAGTGAAAACAATAGAATCTATAATATAGAAGTTACGATGCTGGATCCATCTGAAGTGGAACATCCTGAATACTGCTTGTGTCACATGACTAAGTGCATTTTAGTTCGTAAAATGTTTGAAaagtatgaaatagaaaatagtaaaaaataa